The proteins below come from a single Streptomyces sp. B3I8 genomic window:
- a CDS encoding diiron oxygenase: MTTVATVTEAEVLRDALGLLKDREQVAKRLLDSSAKHSFDPDKELDWEAPFEEGKWFWPPELVSLYDTPMWKRMSEEQRILLSQHEAAALASLGIWFEIILMQLLCRHIYDKAATSAHVRYALTEIEDECRHSKMFARLISRGGTPWYPVSRIHQNLGRLFKTVSTTPGSFTATLLGEEVLDWMQRLTFPDERVQPLIRGVTRIHVVEEARHVRYAREELRRQMMTAPRWSQEFTRVTSGEFARVFSVAFVNPEVYTNVGLDRREALAQVKASGHRREVMQTGSKRLTDFLDDIGVLRGVGRRLWKSSGLLA, encoded by the coding sequence ATGACGACCGTGGCGACCGTGACGGAGGCCGAGGTGCTGCGCGACGCGCTCGGCCTGCTCAAGGACCGCGAGCAGGTGGCGAAGCGGCTGCTCGACTCCTCCGCCAAGCACTCCTTCGACCCCGACAAGGAGCTGGACTGGGAGGCCCCCTTCGAGGAGGGCAAGTGGTTCTGGCCGCCGGAGCTGGTGTCCCTTTACGACACGCCGATGTGGAAGCGGATGAGCGAGGAGCAGCGCATCCTGCTCTCCCAGCACGAGGCGGCGGCGCTCGCCTCGCTCGGCATCTGGTTCGAGATCATCCTGATGCAGCTCCTGTGCCGGCACATCTACGACAAGGCGGCGACGAGCGCGCACGTGCGCTACGCCCTCACCGAGATCGAGGACGAGTGCCGGCACTCCAAGATGTTCGCCCGGCTGATCTCGCGCGGCGGCACCCCCTGGTACCCGGTGAGCCGGATCCACCAGAACCTGGGCCGGCTGTTCAAGACGGTCTCCACCACACCCGGTTCCTTCACCGCGACCCTGCTCGGCGAGGAGGTCCTCGACTGGATGCAGCGGCTGACCTTCCCCGACGAGCGGGTCCAGCCGCTGATCCGCGGGGTCACGCGGATCCACGTGGTGGAGGAGGCGCGGCACGTGCGGTACGCCCGCGAGGAGCTGCGCCGGCAGATGATGACCGCGCCCCGCTGGTCGCAGGAGTTCACCCGGGTCACCTCGGGCGAGTTCGCCCGGGTCTTCTCCGTGGCCTTCGTCAACCCCGAGGTGTACACCAACGTCGGCCTCGACCGGCGGGAGGCGCTGGCCCAGGTGAAGGCGAGCGGCCACCGCAGGGAGGTCATGCAGACGGGCTCCAAGCGGCTGACGGACTTCCTGGACGACATCGGCGTCCTGCGGGGCGTCGGCCGCCGGCTGTGGAAGTCGTCGGGGCTGCTGGCGTAG
- a CDS encoding penicillin-binding transpeptidase domain-containing protein, whose amino-acid sequence MTRYIRRAALLCALLLVALLVNVVRVQLVRSDTYTGNPANRRTEIARWGQPRGDILAGGSPVTGSRDTGGMFRYTRTYTDGPLYAPVTGFASQVYGTTLLEHARDRLLAGTDPGLAGFPLLHDLTRARSTGGTVVTTIDPEAQRAAYEGLAGRHGAVAALDPVTGRILALVSLPSFDPGELSGTGEDVARAWRRLDGDPDRPMLNRAVDRTYPPGSTFKVVTAAAALDAGVVDDLDAPTRSPDPYTLPGTRTRLTNEVDGCTDASVRYALEWSCNTVFAELGVETGVAAMSRTAASFGFDDAGLRVPFAVARSTFAAKQDRAQLALSSIGQFDTRATPLQMAMVASAVAGDGTVPVPYLVERTTTAAGTTLSATRPRTLHRAMRRETAERLRELMTGVVEEGTGTNAAIPGAVVGGKTGTAQHGVGNAGTPYAWFISWARGKDAPAPAVAVAVVVEDARARGEISGGGDAAPIARSVMEAVLGDGAADAR is encoded by the coding sequence ATGACCCGGTACATCCGCCGCGCCGCGCTGCTGTGCGCGCTGCTGCTGGTGGCGCTGCTCGTCAACGTGGTGCGCGTGCAGCTCGTGCGGTCCGACACCTACACCGGCAACCCCGCCAACCGCCGTACGGAGATCGCCCGTTGGGGGCAGCCACGCGGTGACATCCTGGCCGGCGGCAGCCCGGTGACCGGCTCGCGCGACACCGGCGGGATGTTCCGGTACACGCGGACGTACACCGACGGCCCGCTGTACGCGCCGGTGACGGGCTTCGCCTCGCAGGTGTACGGCACCACGCTGCTGGAGCACGCCCGGGACCGGCTGCTGGCCGGCACCGACCCGGGTCTCGCCGGGTTCCCTCTCCTGCACGACCTCACCCGTGCCCGCTCCACCGGCGGCACGGTGGTCACGACGATCGACCCGGAGGCCCAGCGGGCGGCCTACGAGGGGCTGGCCGGGCGGCACGGGGCGGTGGCGGCGCTCGACCCGGTGACGGGGCGGATCCTGGCGCTGGTGTCGCTGCCGTCGTTCGACCCGGGCGAGCTGTCGGGCACGGGCGAGGACGTGGCGCGGGCCTGGCGGCGGCTGGACGGCGACCCGGACCGGCCGATGCTGAACCGCGCCGTGGACCGGACCTATCCCCCGGGCTCCACGTTCAAGGTGGTCACGGCCGCCGCGGCGCTGGACGCGGGCGTGGTCGACGACCTGGACGCCCCGACGCGCTCCCCGGACCCGTACACGCTGCCCGGCACCCGGACCCGGCTGACCAACGAGGTGGACGGCTGTACGGACGCCTCCGTGCGGTACGCCTTGGAGTGGTCCTGCAACACGGTGTTCGCCGAGCTGGGCGTGGAGACGGGGGTGGCGGCGATGTCCCGCACGGCGGCCTCCTTCGGGTTCGACGACGCGGGGCTGCGGGTGCCGTTCGCGGTGGCGCGGTCCACGTTCGCGGCGAAGCAGGACCGGGCGCAGCTCGCCCTGTCGTCGATCGGGCAGTTCGACACCAGGGCCACCCCCCTGCAGATGGCGATGGTCGCCTCGGCGGTGGCGGGCGACGGCACGGTGCCGGTGCCGTATCTGGTGGAGCGGACCACCACCGCGGCCGGCACCACCTTGTCCGCGACCCGGCCGCGCACCCTGCACCGGGCGATGCGGCGGGAGACGGCCGAGCGGCTGCGGGAGCTGATGACGGGCGTGGTGGAGGAGGGCACCGGCACCAACGCGGCGATCCCCGGGGCGGTGGTGGGCGGCAAGACGGGCACCGCGCAGCACGGCGTGGGCAACGCGGGGACGCCGTACGCCTGGTTCATCTCCTGGGCGCGGGGCAAGGACGCGCCGGCCCCGGCGGTGGCCGTCGCGGTGGTGGTGGAGGACGCGCGGGCGCGGGGCGAGATCAGCGGGGGCGGGGACGCGGCACCGATCGCCCGGTCGGTCATGGAGGCCGTCCTCGGCGACGGGGCGGCGGACGCGCGCTGA
- a CDS encoding TetR/AcrR family transcriptional regulator: MTSEAAPTTRAPRAYRRLSVEERRRQLLTAALSLFAHRVPEDVSLDDVAEAAGVSRPLVYRYFPGGKQQLYEAALRSAAEELEHCFAEPAVGALTERLGRALDRYLAFVDGHDAGFSALLQGGSVVETSRTTAIVDGVRRAAAEHILDHLDAPEPSPRLRMTVRMWITSVEAASLIWLDEGKRPAAGELRDWLVEQFMACLVAAAGSDGAAAAVVRRALAMESAEGPVGVMARRLPAVLADAAHLL, encoded by the coding sequence ATGACCTCCGAGGCCGCCCCGACGACCCGTGCGCCGCGCGCGTACCGCCGGCTCAGTGTCGAGGAACGGCGCCGCCAGTTGCTGACCGCCGCGCTCTCGCTGTTCGCGCACCGGGTGCCCGAGGACGTCTCGCTGGACGACGTGGCCGAGGCGGCCGGTGTCTCGCGGCCGCTGGTCTACCGCTACTTCCCCGGCGGCAAGCAGCAGCTCTACGAGGCCGCGCTGCGCTCCGCCGCCGAGGAGCTGGAGCACTGCTTCGCCGAGCCGGCCGTGGGCGCGCTCACCGAACGCCTCGGCCGTGCCCTGGACCGCTACCTCGCCTTCGTGGACGGCCACGACGCCGGGTTCAGCGCGCTGCTCCAGGGCGGCAGCGTGGTCGAGACCTCGCGGACGACGGCGATCGTCGACGGGGTGCGCAGGGCCGCCGCCGAGCACATCCTGGACCACCTCGACGCCCCCGAGCCCAGTCCCCGGCTGCGGATGACGGTGCGGATGTGGATCACCTCGGTGGAGGCTGCCTCCCTCATCTGGCTCGACGAGGGCAAGCGGCCGGCGGCCGGGGAGCTGCGCGACTGGCTGGTCGAACAGTTCATGGCCTGCCTCGTCGCCGCGGCCGGGAGCGACGGGGCGGCCGCCGCGGTGGTGCGGCGGGCGCTGGCGATGGAGAGCGCCGAGGGACCGGTCGGGGTCATGGCCCGCCGGCTGCCGGCGGTCCTCGCCGACGCCGCCCACCTGCTGTGA